The Niabella beijingensis genomic interval AAGCAGGTCCGTCAGTAATATCCCCTTCTCTTTATTGGTATCCAGCAGTGTCACATCATGATCATAGCCCAGTTTAAAATATACACGGTCATCGATGATCCAGCCCTGCACGCCAAACTTATAACCCTTGTAAGAAAGCCCTTTCCGTGCTGTCTGCAGATCCTCATCCAGTTCCACTTCCACAATATCCCCGTCCTGGAAATTCTTTATCTTCCCCTGCACATGCGCCATTACATATTCCTCCCGGACTACGGTTTCTTTCTTATCAGCGTTTTTTGCCACTTCCTTTTCGATCTCCTGTAATACATCCGGGTCGTTGACCACTTTCAGATCCTTTTGGGAAGGCTGTGTCCGCGGGCCGGATTTTGGATTAAAAATATTATAGCCAAATTTGGAATTGTAAAGCTCCGGGTATTCGAACAACTCTTTTACAGCAATGATCTTATATACATACAAAGCCGTCTCGGGATTTAGCCGCATTGTAAAATAGTTGTACCCCTGTGCTTTTACTGCTTTTACAATATTACCGATACCAAAGTTATAGGCGGCAATGGTAAGCGGCCAGTTGGTCCTTCCCACAAACCTGATCAGCATATTGTAATTGTCCTTTATAAGCGTGCAGGCCAGCCGGGTGGCTTTGTCAAAGTTCTGCCGCTCATCCCGGGTCTCATCAATTACAAGGCCATAACTGCGCGCAGTAGCCGGCATGATCTGCCAGATGCCCTTTGCTCCCACCGCGGATTCCTCTTCCGTAAGAAAGCCGCTTTCCACAATAGGCAGGTATTTTAGATCCCGGTGAAGACCATAGGCTGCCAGATACCGCTCTACGAGCGGGAAATAAGCAAAGGCCCGCTTCCGCAGCGCAGGAAAATTGACCACGTTCACCTGCTTCTTAATGGTATTGACCAGCTTATCCTGTATGAACTGCTGATCCATCGGCACCTGTTCCCCGCAAAAAGTAACAATGTGCTGTGCCGCTGCGGAGACCGGGATAAAAAATACCAGCGCTGTTATTATATGTTTTTTATAAGTTTTCAATACGATGCTGTTTAAAGCGTACTGTATTTAAAGGGGTGCCGCTCTGTGATCCGGCAAATGAGTACAGACATTCCCGTACCCGAACTTATTTGCCGGTGTGTTTCTTTGTTTTCTTTTTCCCCTGCACCTCCGGTCCGTTGTTTTGGTTCGAAGGTTCTTTTTTTACTGATATTTGTACCTTCGCCAGTTCCTTATTGTAATCGCTGCCCGGTATAACGATACTGGCGGAGCCTTTTTCCTTCCGGCGTTCATCGATAAACAATACCAGGCTTTCATTATTAACCATATTGGGAGAGCGCGTTACAAACACCACATACTGTGTTGTTTTCGGCCGCACCAGCGGGAAAAAACTGATATAGGTAAGATAACTCCCTTTTACCATCATCTTTGCCTGCTCGGCCGCATCATACCAGTAGATATAGGTCCGGCCCATTAAAAAATCTTCGTCCGTTTTATTCTCGATCTTCAGTTTATAGTATGTATGCACATCCTTAAATACGATGTTCTCCAGTGAAATGGCAACCCCTTTATTGATCGGTTTATCGGCCGGTATATTGAGTTTTTCAGTGATATCCGTATGCAGCAATGAATCCGATATCCTGAAATTCCGCAGGGTATCTGCTGCTATATAAAAATCGGAGTTTACGGTAGCCACCTGTTCTCTCGGGAAATTATACAGGTCGATCCCCCGCTTTC includes:
- a CDS encoding lytic transglycosylase domain-containing protein is translated as MKTYKKHIITALVFFIPVSAAAQHIVTFCGEQVPMDQQFIQDKLVNTIKKQVNVVNFPALRKRAFAYFPLVERYLAAYGLHRDLKYLPIVESGFLTEEESAVGAKGIWQIMPATARSYGLVIDETRDERQNFDKATRLACTLIKDNYNMLIRFVGRTNWPLTIAAYNFGIGNIVKAVKAQGYNYFTMRLNPETALYVYKIIAVKELFEYPELYNSKFGYNIFNPKSGPRTQPSQKDLKVVNDPDVLQEIEKEVAKNADKKETVVREEYVMAHVQGKIKNFQDGDIVEVELDEDLQTARKGLSYKGYKFGVQGWIIDDRVYFKLGYDHDVTLLDTNKEKGILLTDLLAQKRIDVLLKNLVYGK